One Fusarium musae strain F31 chromosome 6, whole genome shotgun sequence DNA segment encodes these proteins:
- a CDS encoding hypothetical protein (EggNog:ENOG41) yields the protein MAEVKQTTAVAVNDRRYDRDTDNSATEYEESEKSGKSWKSYVWDTWELPKEQRWLLFKVDAFVLTFASIGYFLKNIDQTNVNNAFLSGMKEELNMYGNELVTSTSIWTVGYVVGQIPSNLLLTRVSPRWVIPSLEVGWGIATICTSAVHSYKALYALRFLVGLFESGFYPGIHYMLGSWYTPREIGKRAMIFWLAGSIGNMFSGFLQAAAYTNLNGVHGHAGWRWLFIIDGIITLPLAVAGYFFFPNLPQDGVKTWWTTQREHEISVERMNAIGRAGKEKWTKAKLKSILLSWHTYFLPMIYVLWNNAYPQPAMGYWLKSFNADPPPVPGTSYSVAQINNLPLPSTAIFIVMALFWGWLSDGPLKGLRWPFIYAGAIIAMAFNIALLKMPLYGNNRDRTLVYWFANIGNGAGPLILSWINEICSADTEKRALLVAAANDFAYVVQAVAPNFVWKTTDFPRAAKGYTWSTVLNALLIVWTAVVQLLLAWDRKRQAKAREVISEDSEANSQQESQDDRETSAYPAEKKTDLS from the exons ATGGCTGAAGTCAAACAGACGACTGCTGTTGCGGTCAATGATCGTCGCTACGATCGCGATACTGATAACTCAGCGACTGAGTACGAAGAGAGCGAAAAGAGCGGCAAGTCCTGGAAGAGCTATGTCTGGGATACTTGGGAGTTGCCCAAGGAGCAGCGATGGCTTCTTTTCAAGGTTGACGCTTttgtcttgacctttgcTTCCATTGGGTACTTCCTCAAGAATATCGATCAAACAAACGTCAACAATGCGTTTCTGAGTGGAATGAAGGAAGAGCTCAACATGTATGGCAATGAACTCGTTACTA GCACATCCATTTGGACCGTGGGTTATGTCGTCGGCCAGATCCCTTCGAATTTGCTTCTTACTCGAGTGTCGCCGCGCTGGGTTATCCCGTCCCTTGAAGTCGGTTGGGGCATTGCGACTATCTGCACTTCAGCTGTCCACTCATACAAGGCTTTGTACGCTCTGAGATTCCTCGTTGGTCTGTTCGA GTCCGGCTTCTACCCTGGTATTCATTATATGCTCGGCTCTTGGTACACCCCTCGCGAAATCGGAAAGCGCGCCATGATCTTTTGGCTGGCCGGTAGCATTGGTAACATGTTCAGTGGCTTCCTTCAAGCAGCTGCTTACACGAACTTGAATGGAGTTCATGGCCATGCAGGCT GGCgctggctcttcatcatcgacggcATAATCACTCTTCCCCTCGCAGTTGCGGgctacttcttcttccctaaCCTTCCTCAAGATGGAGTGAAGACTTGGTGGACTACGCAAAGGGAGCACGAGATCTCGGTTGAACGAATGAACGCCATCGGCCGAGCTGGAAAGGAGAAGTGGACaaaggccaagctcaagtccaTTCTCCTAAGTTGGCACACATACTTCCTCC CTATGATCTACGTCCTCTGGAACAACGCTTACCCTCAGCCCGCTATGGGATACTggctcaagagcttcaacgCTGATCCTCCCCCCGTGCCTGGCACCTCGTATTCCGTTGCTCAGATCAACAACTTGCCTCTACCGTCGACCGCAATCTTCATTGTCATGGCTCTATTCTGGGGGTGGCTTTCCGATGGACCTCTAAAGGGTCTGCGATGGCCTTTCATCTATGCCGGTGCCATTATCGCT ATGGCTTTCAATATCGCTCTTCTCAAGATGCCCCTTTACGGAAACAACAGAGACCGGACTCTTGTTTACTGGTTTGCCAATATTGGT AACGGCGCCGGTCCCCTCATTCTCAGCTGGATCAACGAGATCTGTTCCGCCGATACCGAAAAGCGAGCCTTGTTAGTAGCTGCGGCTAACGATTTCGCTTATGTGGTCCAAGCCGTGGCTCCCAACTTTGTCTGGAAGACTACCGATTTCCCCAGGGCTGCAAAGGGTTATACATGGTCCACCGTGCTCAACGCTCTACTGA TCGTCTGGACTGCCGTTGTTCAACTACTTCTGGCCTGGGATAGGAAGCGGCAGGCCAAGGCTCGGGAAGTGATATCAGAAGACTCCGAGGCCAATTCTCAGCAAGAATCACAGGATGATAGGGAGACTTCGGCTTACCCGGCGGAAAAGAAGACAGATCTTAGCTAG
- a CDS encoding hypothetical protein (EggNog:ENOG41), whose product MSDKSDKGKQPAREKSQDKWAINLAKSGGPEIKGTTMEQLVEAGSSSKNASLAPVGQPLPATHITVIIRFPHGDVHLPLFVVGRYPMFAEMFDSGILHWPGASRRQAHIITHYLRDPNPKYKMVYFEALSHEDRLEQEFTDALAINGQATSFNLPGLARLALAHMEEYGEMIPLTRITVNLMANGEWYQRNRAYVQHYITRRLTSTCRMAMDSDRRWFVLQTGDALIDGLLGAINNLRFPDLRFAPGPRHYY is encoded by the exons ATGTCTGACAAGTCTGACAAGGGCAAGCAGCCTGCTAGAGAGAAATCTCAGGACAAGTGGGCTATAAATCTCGCCAAGTCTGGTGGTCCTGAGATCAAGGGTACAACCATGGAGCAGCTCGTCGAAGCCGGCAGCTCTTCCAAGAATGCTTCCCTCGCTCCCGTCGGTCAACCTCT CCCCGCTACTCATATCACCGTCATCATCCGCTTCCCCCACGGCGACGTCCACTTGCccttgtttgttgttggCCGCTACCCCATGTTCGCTGAAATGTTTGACAGCGGTATTCTCCATTGGCCTGGTGCTTCTCGACGTCAAGCTCATATCATCACTCACTACCTACGGGACCCTAACCCTAAGTACAAGATGGTTTATTTCGAGGCTCTGTCCCATGAGGATAGACTGGAGCAAGAGTTCACCGATGCTCTGGCAATCAATGGTCAGGCAACTTCTTTCAATCTTCCTGGACTTGCCCGTCTGGCTCTGGCCCATATGGAGGAGTATGGGGAGATGATTCCCCTTACCAGGATCACAGTCAACCTCATGGCGAATGGCGAATGGTACCAGCGAAACCGGGCCTATGTTCAACACTACATCACTCGTCGTTTGACTTCTACCTGCCGAATGGCTATGGATTCTGACCGCAGATGGTTCGTCCTCCAAACTGGCGATGCCCTGATCGACGGCCTTCTTGGTGCAATCAACAACCTCCGCTTCCCTGACTTGCGCTTTGCACCTGGCCCTCGTCACTACTACTAG
- a CDS encoding hypothetical protein (EggNog:ENOG41): protein MNLFLCLLLIPIVLLAFQVKRIVSTFSSPYFRAKFVLNDFCEKMHSSAVSDSPELESNKPTEKNDRTPPDGGARAWACVAGSFLLQFCSVGYVNACGMFQLYYSEVMFKDQSSSALAWITTLQIFMLFMLGPAVGKMIDVYGCRKTLLPFSIMAVFSVCMLSLCTKYWQVMLAQGVAFGFAAAGLSLPAMATATQWFSTKKGLAVGIVSAGSSLGGVIYPCMIPRLIEEVGFATAVRWTALLQGVLLVIANALCTSPFPPLGKVSQPAKKENVPSSEINGSKKGPWVFFVLGCFFTMWGLFAPLNYLPEMASLHGYKDFAVYTLAIANAGSLFGRIVPGWVSDRIGSFNTMIIVTGFSGALVLAFWLPLEFHTSKGGIIVFALLFGFASGGFVSLGPPCVVFLTDDQVDEIGFKLGGFCLAIALGALTGLPIEGAIKDREGDRFTGLMCFAGASMLLGSFCMAAARVSKDGTQLCKKI, encoded by the exons ATGAATCTCTTTCTCTGTCTTCTGCTTATCCCGATTGTTCTCCTAGCATTCCAAGTCAAAAGAATCGTCTCgaccttttcttctccttacTTCCGCGCCAAGTTTGTTCTCAACGACTTCTGTGAAAAGATGCACTCCTCCGCCGTGTCCGACTCCCCTGAGCTCGAAAGCAACAAGCCAACCGAGAAAAATGACCGAACCCCCCCTGATGGAGGTGCGAGAGCATGGGCTTGTGTCGCTGGGTCGTTCTTGTTGCAGTTCTGCTCCGTAGGCTATGTTAACGC ATGCGGCATGTTTCAGCTGTACTACTCGGAAGTCATGTTCAAGGACCAGTCGTCATCGGCCTTGGCTTGGATCACCACTCTTCAGATCTTTATGCTCTTCATGTTAGGTCCCGCTGTTGGCAAAATGATCGATGTCTATGGCTGCCGCAAGACACTACTCCCCTTCAGTATCATGGCTGTTTTCTCCGTCTGTATGCTGAGCCTCTGCACAAAGTACTGGCAAGTTATGCTTGCTCAGGGTGTCGCTTTTGGGTTCGCCGCCGCTGGTCTGTCTCTCCCCGCCATGGCAACGGCCACTCAATGGTTCTCTACAAAGAAGGGTTTGGCTGTCGGTATTGTTTCTGCTGGGAGCAGTTTGG GAGGTGTGATCTACCCCTGCATGATCCCTCGACTCATCGAAGAAGTCGGCTTCGCAACTGCTGTTCGTTGGACTGCACTCTTACAAGGAGTCCTCTTAGTCATCGCAAATGCTCTCTGCACTTCCCCATTCCCACCTCTTGGCAAAGTCTCGCAACcagcaaagaaagaaaacgtTCCTAGCAGTGAAATCAACGGATCCAAGAAAGGACCATGGGTGTTTTTCGTCCTAGGCTGCTTCTTCACCATGTGGGGTCTCTTCGCACCCTTGAACTACCTCCCAGAGATGGCCTCGCTTCATGGATACAAAGACTTCGCTGTGTATACCTTGGCCATTGCCAACGCCGGTTCCTTGTTTGGCCGTATCGTACCTGGCTGGGTAAGCGATAGGATCGGCTCCTTCAATACCATGATCATCGTGACTGGTTTCTCTGGAGCTCTTGTTCTGGCCTTTTGGCTTCCCCTCGAGTTTCACACCTCTAAAGGTGgtatcatcgtcttcgcccTGCTCTTTGGGTTTGCCAGTGGCGGTTTCGTCAGTCTGGGTCCTCCGTGTGTTGTATTCCTCACGGATGAccaggttgatgagatcggGTTCAAGTTGGGAGGCTTTTGCCTGGCCATCGCCCTGGGTGCTCTGACTGGACTTCCCATCGAAGGGGCTATTAAAGACCGGGAAGGGGATAGGTTTACTGGGTTGATGTGCTTTGCGGGCGCGTCTATGCTACTCGGAAGCTTCTGTATGGCTGCCGCTCGAGTGTCCAAGGATGGCACTCAACTCTGCAAGAAGATCTAG
- a CDS encoding hypothetical protein (EggNog:ENOG41) yields the protein MSSWLNRSCPPLEGDRQEERPSTSPWLVPSRTINFNNKNWVSVPEEILKNHPAFLACWKGQQTLVFSDAPYHVAHVLLHNIHKGEYSNLKVHGTYQENCAIDFRTAIYVYKIGTKYQLPELGRLAAERTRIYGDQIAFPEMIKRFSSPPFNNMELQGVLRSYLCSRITREDTIMSTETRAEFEKFMGSTMMSILYQCIARLEREKKTLRETVNNLP from the exons ATGAGTTCGTGGCTCAACAGATCGTGCCCGCCGCTCGAAGGTGATCGGCAAGAGGAACGACCCAGCACCTC ACCATGGCTGGTACCGTCTCGTACCATCAACTTCAATAACAAGAACTGGGTTTCCGTGCCTGAAGAAATTCTCAAGAACCACCCGGCATTCCTCGCCTGTTGGAAGGGACAACAAACACTCGTCTTCTCGGATGCTCCCTACCATGTGGCTCATGTGCTTCTTCACAACATACACAAAGGGGAGTACAGCAACTTAAAGGTACATGGCACATACCAAGAAAATTGTGCCATTGATTTCCGCACGGCCATCTATGTCTACAAGATTGGCACCAAGTACCAGCTACCAGAGTTGGGCCGATTGGCTGCAGAAAGGACCCGGATCTACGGAGATCAGATCGCATTTCCTGAGATGATCAAGCGCTTTTCGAGCCCTCCCTTTAACAATATGGAGCTACAAGGCGTGCTACGGTCTTACCTCTGCAGTAGAATAACTCGAGAAGACACCATCATGAGTACTGAAACAAGAGCTGAGTTCGAGAAGTTTATGGGGAGCACTATGATGTCAATCCTGTACCAGTGCATCGCTCGActtgagagagagaagaagacgctGAGAGAGACCGTCAATAATCTGCCGTAG